The stretch of DNA CCGGCGGCTGCGCAACTCGCCGCCCACCCTCGCCCCGGCCCGATGGGCCGGCTGGGCGTCTCAATCACGGGAACGGCCGAACGGCCCCGAAAGGGAGGTGAGGACGACTCTAACCGCCATCAATCCACCATTTATCGGGACGTTCTACTTCCTCGTCCTTCGGTATCTGTTCGTCAAGGTTTTGTGTAATCGAGTGAGCGACACCGGCGATCCAACCTAATCCAAAGTATAATCTGTATCGGCGTGTTGTCTTATCAAGTAATCTGCCGGAGTCTCTGTAATACATATTGTTTGACCATAGGTGATCGAGTATCCAGGTTACTACATCTTCATGGTGGCGGTACTCATGAACATAGGGCGAGCGAAGAAGATCATAGAGTAGACTGGAATAGCAGTAGTTGCGAATGGTGCCTTTTTCGAGAGAGGGACAAAAACGAGTTATCTCGGAATCAGGTTTGCTGATGTCCGCCCCGGAAGGCATATCCCCCGGTTTGAAAGTAGTGAGGTGTTTGAGGAAGCCAGCTTCCTTCTTCTTTTTATCCTCCAATGACCTAACCAGCAAGTCTGTGCTGATTAAATCTGCCAGGTATTTGTGACCAGCGAATCGGTGAATGGTCTCTACAAATCTCTTTCTATCAATAGGATCTCTTCCTTTTCGTTTCGGCCAGCATTTCGCCGCGGTAGCGCTTATGAGTGCTGTTAATATGAGGATTGCTTCGGCGTAGGTGCCTCCGACATTTTCGTCCGTCAACTTGCGTACGATGCCGATTCTTCCCTCAATAAAACTGGTCCGCCATTTCGAATCACACATTTCAATCCTCCCAGCGGTGCCGCCATGCCGTCGCCCCCTCCCCCTCTCGGGGCCGTCTCGACGAGCCGGGCACCCACCGAAGCCCGCCGAGCGCAGCGAGGCGGACGGAGGTGGGTCGGCGAGCGAGCAGAGGGAGGATGCGGAAGCATCCGGACCGTGCCCCGGAGGGGGAGGGGGCGACGGCATGGAGAGCACCGCCCCTACATCCGATACATCCACTTCGCCATCCGCTGGAGCCGAGGGGATTTCATCTTGCCCATCATCCACTGCTCGGCGGCCATCTTGTTCAGGTAGCCCATGGTGGGGAAGGAGTGTTGGAGGAGCATCACTTCGTGGAGGCGGATCTTCTTCTGTATGGCGAGGCCCCACTGGTTGATCATGTCGCCGGAGCCTTCGCCGACCACGCCGACCCCGTAGATCCGTCCCGCGGGGCTCGCGAGGATCCGGACCCAACCCACGCCCACCCCTTCGGCGATCGCCGCGCCGTAGTCCTCGTACTTCATTTCCGTCACTTCGTACTTCGCGCCGCGGTTCTTCAGCGCCCTCTCGTGCTCGCCGACGAAACTCACCTGCGGTTCGGTGAAGACGGTCCAGGGGACGACGTATTTCCGGAAGTTCATGCGGAAGGGGGGCGGGATCATGCAGTTCATGAGCGCCGCCATCCCTTGGTGCATCGCCGCGTGGGAGAGGAGGTAGGTGCCGTTGCAGTCGCCGGGCGCGTAGATGTCGCGGCGGTTGGTTCGCACGTGGCGGTTCACGGTGATCCCGCGTTTCGTCGTCGCCACGCCGGCGCGGTCGAGGCGGAGCGACTCCAGCGCCGGCTTCCGTCCCGCCGCCATGAGGAGACGGTCCGCGACGAGGCGATCCCCCTCTTCCGTCTCCAGGACGACGCCGCCGTCGGAGCGGGCGATCCGGCTGATGTGCCGGCCGTTGTAGACTTCGATCCCGTCCTCGCGGAAGACCTTCTCCAATAGGTGCCCCGCCTCGGGATCGCCGAAGGGGAGGAGGTACGGGTCGATCTGAACAATCCGCACACCGCAGCCGAGTCTCTGGAATGCTTGCGCCATCTCGCAGCCGATGGCGCCGCCGCCGATGATGATCATGCTCTTGGGGATCGTGTCGAGATGGAAGATGTTCTCGTTGGTGAGGACGTCCACGTCGCCGACACCGGGGATCGGCAGCATCATCGGCTTGGTGCCGGCGCAGACGAAGAAGTTCTTCGCCGTGATCCGCCGTCCCGCCGCCTCCACGGTTCGCCCGTCGACGAAACTCGCCTCCCCCTCGCCGAGAATCAGGTCGACCTTGTCGAACA from Candidatus Eisenbacteria bacterium encodes:
- a CDS encoding NAD(P)/FAD-dependent oxidoreductase, which gives rise to MARDYDILTIGLGPAGMAVSVMGSAMGLKVCAVEKHKIGGECMNVGCIPSKALLRMAKTRAFTEKLEEMELEGLPSPGIKHPFERIQEKITYINEKKTRRMFDKVDLILGEGEASFVDGRTVEAAGRRITAKNFFVCAGTKPMMLPIPGVGDVDVLTNENIFHLDTIPKSMIIIGGGAIGCEMAQAFQRLGCGVRIVQIDPYLLPFGDPEAGHLLEKVFREDGIEVYNGRHISRIARSDGGVVLETEEGDRLVADRLLMAAGRKPALESLRLDRAGVATTKRGITVNRHVRTNRRDIYAPGDCNGTYLLSHAAMHQGMAALMNCMIPPPFRMNFRKYVVPWTVFTEPQVSFVGEHERALKNRGAKYEVTEMKYEDYGAAIAEGVGVGWVRILASPAGRIYGVGVVGEGSGDMINQWGLAIQKKIRLHEVMLLQHSFPTMGYLNKMAAEQWMMGKMKSPRLQRMAKWMYRM